One region of Ananas comosus cultivar F153 linkage group 9, ASM154086v1, whole genome shotgun sequence genomic DNA includes:
- the LOC109715616 gene encoding ceramide kinase — protein MERDAPPLSSTLFMDGVGEVVLTLRPDGISWKPLDAGVVASSCLGMDFRSKIQTEIKFSDVYGVELIDSGLVHNGSWNIGTFRWGGDSEAHRFVVHGFLGERGSASPWVLVAYTFGHKYLKICQKWVEHIEACIKNEPARPRSLLVLVHPLCGKGKGRKSWDTVAPIFCRAKVQTKVTVTQRAGHAYNIVSSLSDRELRSFDGIVAVGGDGLFNEVLNGLLASRHEASYPPSPTELSFAGCGEQSQQCRDNTNGRCSSNDVNDMASETSLTSDDHEPLLTSSMPNGTDIPKSTTKNEECNAANQAPSTPFPNDWFRLGIIPAGSTDAIVLSTTGIRDPVTSALNIVLGRKMLLDIAQVVRWKASPSPRDLPSVHYAASFAGYGFYGDVIKESEKYRWMGPIRYDYAGTIVFLQHRSYEAEIAYLVEKADPVTIPTSMAETGTQPSQALQKSPSRLICCENCAVCAETATTANIYSESSRWVKSKGRFLSIGAAIMSCRNERAPDGLVADAHLADGFLHLILVRDCPRPYYLWHLTQLTKKGSDPLNFKFVEHHKTRAFTFISSQDESVWNLDGEMLKACRVSVQVFRGLINLFASGPVV, from the exons ATGGAGAGGGACGCGCCTCCCCTGAGCTCGACGCTGTTCATGGATGGCGTCGGCGAGGTCGTCCTCACCCTTCGCCCCGACGGGATTTCGTGGAAGCCCCTCGACGCG GGCGTGGTTGCGTCTTCTTGCTTGGGTATGGACTTCCGTTCCAAGATACAAACTGAGATCAAATTCTCAGATGTTTATGGTGTGGAGCTTATTGATTCTGGCTTGGTTCACAATGGCAGTTGGAACATTGGCACTTTTCGTTGGGGCGGTGATTCTGAG GCACATCGTTTTGTGGTGCATGGATTCCTCGGAGAAAGAGGAAGCGCTTCTCCTTGGGTTCTTGTGGCATATACCTTTGGGCACAAGTACTTGAAGATTTGCCAAAAATGGGTTGAACATATAGAGGCTTGTATAAAAAATGAACCAGCCAGGCCGCGGAGTCTTTTG GTACTTGTTCATCCATTATGTGGAAAAGGAAAAGGCCGCAAAAGTTGGGATACAGTTGCTCCTATATTTTGCCGTGCTAAAGTTCAAACAAAG GTGACTGTAACTCAGAGGGCGGGGCATGCATATAATATAGTATCATCATTGTCAGACAGAGAACTCAGATCTTTTGATGGCATTGTTGCTGTG GGTGGTGATGGCCTCTTCAATGAAGTTCTTAACGGGCTTCTGGCTTCAAGGCATGAAGCTTCTTATCCGCCTTCTCCAACTGAACTCAGCTTTGCTGGTTGTGGTGAACAAAGTCAGCAGTGTAGAGATAATACAAATGGTAGGTGCTCTTCTAATGATGTAAATGACATGGCTTCTGAGACTTCATTAACAAGTGATGACCATGAACCTCTTCTCACTTCTTCAATGCCTAATGGAACAGACATCCCAAAATCCA CAACTAAAAATGAAGAGTGCAATGCAg CAAATCAAGCTCCTTCGACTCCCTTCCCAAATGATTGGTTTAGACTCGGGATAATTCCTGCTGGCTCAACTGATGCCATTGTGCTCAG cACAACTGGGATTAGGGATCCTGTAACATCGGCTTTGAACATTGTCCTTGGAAGAAAGATGTTACTTGATATAGCTCAGGTGGTCAGATGGAAAGCTAGCCCTTCACCTCGGGATTTACCTTCCGTGCACTATGCTGCTTCATTTGCAGg GTATGGCTTTTATGGTGATGTCATCAAGGAGAGTGAAAAGTATCGTTGGATGGGCCCAATACGCTATGATTATGCTGGAACAATAGTGTTTCTGCAACACAG ATCATATGAGGCAGAAATTGCTTATCTAGTAGAGAAAGCTGATCCAGTTACTATACCAACAAGTATGGCTGAAACTGGGACTCAACCATCTCAAGCTTTGCAAAAAAGTCCCAGTAGGCTGATTTGCTGTGAAAATTGTGCTGTTTGTGCTGAAACCGCCACAACTGCCAACATATATTCTGAGAGTTCAAGGTGGGTAAAATCCAAGGGACGATTTCTAAGCATTGGCGCAGCTATTATGTCGTGCCGCAATGAAAGAGCCCCCGATGGTTTAGTTGCTGATGCTCACCTGGCTGATGGTTTCCTTCATCTCATACTCGTTAGAGATTGTCCTCGGCCTTACTACCTATG GCATCTCACACAACTGACGAAGAAGGGTTCTGATCCACTGAATTTCAAGTTTGTAGAGCATCATAAG ACACGTGCATTTACTTTCATTTCGTCCCAAGATGAAAGCGTTTGGaacttggatggagagatgctTAAAGCATGCCGAGTCTCTGTACAAGTGTTCCGGGGCCTCATCAACCTATTTGCATCAGGACCTGTAGTTTAA